A section of the Lepidochelys kempii isolate rLepKem1 chromosome 4, rLepKem1.hap2, whole genome shotgun sequence genome encodes:
- the LOC140909936 gene encoding histone H2B 8-like codes for MPKPAKSAPAPKKGSKKAVTKTQKKGDKKCCKTMKESYSIYVYKVLKQVHPDTGISSKAMGIMNSFINDIFERIAGEASRLVHCNKRSTITSQEIQTAVCLLLPRELVKHAVSEGTKAVTK; via the coding sequence ATGCCTAAACCAGCAAAGTCCGCTCCCGCGCCCAAAAAGGGCTCCAAGAAAGCGGTGACCAAGACCCAGAAAAAAGGAGACAAGAAGTGCTGCAAGACCATGAAGGAGAGTTACTCCATCTATGTCTACAAGGTGCTGAAGCAGGTTCACCCTGACACCGGCATCTCCTCTAAGGCCATGGGCATCATGAATTCCTTCATCAATGACATCTTCGAGCGCATTGCTGGGGAGGCGTCCCGCCTGGTGCATTGTAACAAGCGCTCCACCATCACCTCCCAGGAGATCCAGACTGCTGTGTgcctgctgctgcccagggagCTGGTCAAACACGCCGTGTCTGAGGGCACCAAGGCGGTGACCAAGTAA